A genomic segment from Cohaesibacter gelatinilyticus encodes:
- a CDS encoding malonyl-CoA decarboxylase: MTLLADLLSSVFERRFKTSSLLKRDGRSLDELANDLISASGEMSGLSLGQEILTRFQQLEDEEKLAFFHHLATSMNIDPETVRNTLDAYEQEPSQKTYRAFMHASEPDRQELIRRLNRLPGATEDLVRMRADLLRLGRKDPELKALDLDFQHLFQSWFNRGFLVLRPISWESPAHILEKIIAYEAVHAIDSWDDLRRRLEPADRRCFAFFHPSMPDEPLIFVEVALTKGVPSSIQALLREDREALAEEEADTAVFYSISNCQAGLASISFGNSLIKQVVSDLSMELGTLKTFVTLSPIPGLTRWLAEAGLEVRSGTDDSDQIRSLAAYYLLNAKRFNGLPFDPVARFHLGNGAIVHAVHAEADTSEKGKSQSLGAMVNYLYDLKSVSQNHEAFATKAEVISSGDVKSLASNAAKAKNSGKAV; this comes from the coding sequence ATGACTTTGCTTGCCGACCTTCTGTCTTCAGTTTTTGAGCGACGTTTCAAGACATCATCTCTCCTCAAGAGAGATGGTCGCTCGCTCGACGAGTTGGCGAATGACCTGATAAGTGCGTCAGGAGAAATGTCCGGTCTATCATTGGGGCAGGAGATTCTGACGCGCTTCCAGCAGTTGGAAGATGAGGAGAAGCTCGCCTTCTTCCATCATCTGGCTACCTCGATGAATATTGATCCTGAAACGGTCCGAAATACTCTGGATGCATATGAGCAAGAGCCTTCTCAAAAGACCTATCGTGCTTTCATGCATGCCTCGGAACCAGATCGCCAGGAACTGATCAGACGCTTGAACCGTCTCCCCGGTGCAACAGAAGATTTGGTTCGAATGAGAGCGGATTTGCTGCGGCTTGGTCGCAAGGACCCGGAACTCAAGGCGCTGGATCTGGATTTCCAACACTTGTTTCAGTCCTGGTTCAATCGTGGCTTTCTGGTTTTGCGTCCAATCAGTTGGGAAAGTCCAGCCCATATTCTGGAAAAAATAATTGCCTATGAAGCGGTCCACGCCATCGATAGCTGGGATGACCTGCGGCGCAGACTGGAACCGGCAGATCGACGCTGTTTTGCCTTCTTCCATCCATCCATGCCGGATGAACCCCTGATCTTCGTTGAGGTGGCACTGACCAAAGGCGTTCCGAGTTCCATTCAGGCATTGCTGCGTGAGGATAGGGAAGCTCTGGCTGAGGAAGAAGCTGACACCGCGGTATTCTATTCCATCTCCAATTGTCAGGCAGGTTTGGCGAGTATCTCATTCGGCAATTCGTTGATCAAACAGGTGGTTTCCGATCTCTCCATGGAATTGGGAACCTTGAAAACATTTGTGACGCTCTCACCAATTCCCGGGCTCACTCGTTGGTTGGCCGAGGCTGGGCTGGAGGTCAGAAGTGGCACCGATGACTCTGATCAGATCCGTTCTCTGGCTGCCTATTACCTTCTCAATGCCAAGCGCTTCAATGGATTGCCTTTTGATCCAGTAGCGCGGTTCCATCTGGGCAATGGGGCTATCGTTCATGCGGTTCACGCAGAGGCGGATACCTCTGAAAAGGGAAAGTCCCAGTCATTGGGTGCAATGGTCAATTATCTCTATGATTTGAAGTCGGTTTCACAAAATCACGAAGCCTTTGCCACCAAGGCGGAAGTGATCTCCTCAGGTGACGTCAAATCTCTCGCAAGCAATGCTGCAAAAGCAAAAAATTCAGGAAAGGCAGTATGA
- a CDS encoding malonate--CoA ligase, which produces MTNPLYDRLFGIHASSTTPFLYLQDGKTLTHMDFLAVAAQMANAMVQTGLMPGDRVAVQIQKSPEALALYAACVQAGLVFLPLNTAYTVDELSYFIQNSGASLVVCDERSEEELLPVTRSLGAKLQTLNADGSGTLMDQAHGMPNAFVTVDRKDDDLAAFLYTSGTTGRSKGAMLTQANLLSNAETLVDYWRFTDKDVLLHALPIFHTHGLFVATNVTLAAGGSMVFLPKFDLDVILEKMPLATSMMGVPTFYTRLLGDNRFTHDLASHMRLFISGSAPLLAETHTQFENLTGHRILERYGMTETNMNTSNPYDGGRRAGTVGFPLPGVELKITDPESGDLLPAGEVGQIEVRGPNVFKGYWQMPEKTAAELREDGFFITGDLGKIDEDGYVHIVGRNKDLIISGGYNIYPKEIELVLDEQDDVLESAVVGVPHPDFGETVLGILVAENGQTPDLDKAMNAVRDSLARFKHPQKLVVLDELPRNTMGKVQKNILRERYQGMFSS; this is translated from the coding sequence ATGACAAACCCGCTTTATGACAGATTGTTCGGAATTCATGCATCCAGCACAACGCCTTTTTTATATCTGCAAGACGGCAAGACACTCACCCATATGGATTTTCTGGCCGTCGCGGCGCAAATGGCCAATGCGATGGTTCAGACAGGCTTGATGCCGGGAGATCGCGTGGCTGTTCAGATTCAGAAATCGCCTGAGGCACTCGCGCTTTATGCAGCCTGCGTGCAGGCAGGATTGGTGTTTCTTCCGCTCAATACCGCCTACACGGTCGATGAACTGTCCTATTTTATCCAGAATAGTGGCGCGTCTCTTGTTGTTTGCGATGAAAGAAGTGAAGAAGAGCTGCTGCCTGTCACACGCTCACTCGGCGCCAAATTACAAACTCTGAATGCTGATGGTAGCGGTACCTTGATGGATCAGGCACACGGCATGCCGAATGCCTTTGTCACCGTTGATCGCAAGGACGATGATCTGGCAGCTTTCCTCTATACATCCGGCACGACAGGCCGATCCAAAGGGGCCATGTTGACCCAGGCCAATCTGTTGTCCAATGCAGAAACGCTGGTCGATTATTGGCGATTCACGGACAAGGATGTGTTGTTGCATGCTTTGCCGATCTTCCATACGCACGGCCTCTTCGTTGCTACGAATGTAACTCTGGCAGCAGGCGGTAGCATGGTATTTCTTCCCAAATTTGATCTCGATGTCATTTTAGAGAAGATGCCTCTCGCCACATCCATGATGGGTGTGCCAACTTTCTATACCCGTTTGCTTGGAGATAACCGGTTCACACATGACCTCGCTTCTCATATGAGGCTCTTTATTTCTGGCAGTGCGCCCTTGTTGGCAGAAACCCATACGCAATTCGAGAACCTGACCGGACACCGAATTCTTGAGCGCTATGGTATGACCGAAACCAATATGAATACATCCAATCCTTATGATGGGGGCCGCCGGGCAGGAACAGTGGGTTTCCCGCTTCCTGGTGTCGAGTTGAAAATAACCGACCCTGAAAGTGGAGATCTGCTGCCTGCTGGCGAAGTCGGTCAAATCGAGGTGCGTGGCCCCAATGTCTTCAAAGGCTATTGGCAAATGCCCGAGAAGACAGCAGCAGAGCTGCGCGAAGATGGTTTCTTTATCACGGGAGATTTGGGCAAGATTGATGAAGACGGTTATGTCCATATTGTCGGGCGAAACAAGGATCTGATTATTTCTGGTGGATACAATATCTATCCCAAAGAGATCGAACTGGTGCTTGATGAGCAGGATGACGTGCTGGAGAGTGCTGTTGTCGGTGTCCCTCATCCGGATTTTGGAGAAACAGTCTTGGGTATTCTGGTGGCAGAAAATGGTCAGACACCAGATCTCGATAAGGCAATGAATGCAGTGCGTGATTCTCTTGCACGTTTCAAACATCCCCAAAAACTTGTGGTGTTGGACGAATTGCCGCGCAATACAATGGGCAAGGTTCAGAAGAATATCTTGCGTGAGCGTTATCAGGGAATGTTTTCCTCATAA
- a CDS encoding universal stress protein, with protein MYSNILIPVSFEAGRDAHQAIEMANIMCEQDGKITILHVLEHLPQYASDLLPEDHVEVAKQTIIEKLERLVADASNIDIEVVEGHSARTILDYTQSHKNDCIVITSHRPGMQDLFIGSTAARVVRHAQCSVHVIR; from the coding sequence ATGTATAGCAATATTCTAATTCCTGTATCTTTCGAGGCTGGACGTGATGCACATCAGGCGATCGAAATGGCGAATATCATGTGTGAACAGGATGGAAAAATCACCATTTTGCATGTTCTCGAACACTTGCCGCAATATGCCAGCGATCTCTTGCCGGAAGATCATGTTGAGGTCGCCAAACAGACGATCATTGAAAAATTGGAACGTCTGGTAGCAGATGCTTCAAATATTGATATTGAAGTTGTTGAAGGGCATTCGGCCCGCACGATTCTGGATTACACCCAATCCCATAAGAATGACTGTATCGTGATTACCAGCCATCGCCCCGGAATGCAGGATTTGTTCATTGGGTCGACAGCGGCAAGGGTTGTGCGTCATGCTCAATGCTCTGTCCATGTGATACGGTGA